A single region of the Hoeflea prorocentri genome encodes:
- a CDS encoding pirin family protein, which produces MSIRPVKQISTATPTMEGAGVKLHRAFGFDDPTLADPFLLFDDFRNDRPQDYLAGFPWHPHRGIETITYVLAGAVDHGDSLGNQGSLGAGDVQWMTAGSGIMHQEMPKGDAQGRMHGFQLWANLPSSLKMTDPRYQDIKAADIPEVIDDDGTVVRIVCGDFWGKAGPVDGVSADPLYLDVSVAPGKRKTLPVDTYRSAFAYIFAGSGTFSGASKPFGVLTEKEIGGEEILLRDQTGDRTLVVFDTGDEVTVQAGEEGIRFLLVCGKPIQEPVAWHGPIVMNTREELVQAIQELQSGSFIRS; this is translated from the coding sequence ATGTCTATCCGCCCCGTCAAACAGATTTCGACCGCTACGCCGACCATGGAAGGAGCCGGCGTCAAACTGCACCGGGCCTTCGGCTTCGATGATCCGACGCTTGCCGACCCGTTCCTCCTGTTCGACGATTTCCGCAACGATCGCCCTCAGGACTATCTCGCCGGCTTTCCCTGGCACCCGCATCGCGGTATCGAGACGATCACCTACGTGCTCGCCGGTGCGGTGGATCATGGCGACAGTCTCGGCAATCAGGGATCGCTCGGCGCCGGAGACGTGCAATGGATGACCGCCGGCAGCGGCATCATGCATCAGGAAATGCCCAAGGGTGATGCGCAGGGCCGCATGCACGGCTTCCAGCTCTGGGCAAACCTGCCCTCGTCACTGAAGATGACCGACCCGCGCTATCAGGACATCAAGGCCGCAGATATTCCGGAAGTGATCGACGATGACGGCACGGTCGTGCGCATTGTCTGCGGCGACTTCTGGGGAAAAGCCGGGCCCGTCGACGGCGTGTCCGCCGATCCGCTTTATCTCGATGTTTCCGTCGCGCCGGGCAAACGCAAGACCCTGCCGGTCGATACCTATCGCTCTGCCTTCGCTTATATCTTTGCCGGATCCGGAACGTTTTCGGGCGCCTCAAAGCCCTTCGGCGTGTTGACGGAAAAGGAAATCGGCGGTGAAGAGATCCTTCTGCGCGATCAGACCGGCGACAGGACGCTTGTCGTCTTCGACACCGGAGATGAGGTGACAGTTCAGGCCGGCGAGGAAGGCATTCGCTTTCTGCTGGTGTGCGGCAAACCCATACAGGAGCCGGTCGCCTGGCATGGACCCATCGTCATGAACACACGCGAAGAGCTGGTTCAAGCGATCCAGGAACTGCAATCGGGCTCGTTCATAAGGAGCTAG
- the coaBC gene encoding bifunctional phosphopantothenoylcysteine decarboxylase/phosphopantothenate--cysteine ligase CoaBC, which translates to MASITIRNLDDATKQSLRERAARNGRSMEEEVRHLLRDASVTEVEASTEFNPQEAVVDGILADKDILLIITGGIAAYKSLDLIRRLRERGANVRPIMTKGAMEFITPLSVGALCADHVFTELFSREDEQDVGHIRLARGSDLIIVAPATADFIAKAAHGLADDLASTVILASDRPILIAPAMNPVMWSAPAQQRNIKQVQDDGAHIVGPASGEMAESGEAGKGRMAEPLDIVAAAARLLDDRPKPLSGKTAIVTSGPTHEPIDPVRYIANRSSGKQGHAIAAALASLGARVTLVSGPVTIGDPPGVSTVHVESAREMLKAVEKHLPADIAVMVAAVADWRTAGESGEKIKKKKGEQPPALKLTENPDILKTVGHHQHRPGLVVGFAAETQNLIDNARAKLERKGADFIVANDVSPETGIMGGDRNNVRIVTADGVEDWPEMDKRNVANRLAQEIARRF; encoded by the coding sequence ATGGCCAGTATTACCATCCGCAACCTAGATGATGCGACGAAGCAGTCCTTGCGCGAGCGCGCTGCCCGCAATGGCCGTTCCATGGAAGAAGAGGTGCGTCACCTGCTGCGTGACGCATCAGTTACAGAGGTCGAAGCTTCAACTGAATTCAACCCGCAAGAAGCGGTGGTCGACGGCATCTTAGCCGACAAAGATATCCTGCTGATCATTACGGGCGGGATTGCCGCTTACAAATCGCTCGACCTGATCAGGCGCCTGAGGGAACGCGGTGCGAATGTGCGACCGATCATGACAAAGGGCGCGATGGAATTTATCACCCCGCTTTCCGTCGGAGCCCTGTGCGCAGACCACGTGTTCACAGAGCTCTTCTCGCGCGAAGATGAGCAGGATGTTGGTCATATCCGCCTTGCACGCGGCAGCGATCTGATCATCGTCGCGCCTGCGACGGCTGATTTCATCGCCAAGGCAGCGCACGGGCTTGCCGACGATCTTGCCTCCACGGTGATCCTTGCAAGCGACCGCCCGATACTCATCGCCCCTGCGATGAATCCGGTCATGTGGTCGGCACCGGCACAGCAGCGCAATATCAAGCAGGTGCAAGATGACGGCGCCCATATCGTCGGCCCGGCATCCGGCGAGATGGCCGAAAGCGGCGAAGCGGGAAAAGGCCGGATGGCCGAGCCGCTGGATATCGTGGCGGCGGCAGCCCGTCTCCTTGACGACCGGCCGAAGCCTTTGTCCGGAAAGACGGCGATTGTGACGTCGGGCCCCACGCATGAGCCGATTGATCCGGTGCGGTATATCGCCAACCGGTCCTCCGGCAAGCAGGGGCACGCCATTGCCGCGGCCCTCGCATCACTCGGCGCGCGCGTTACGCTGGTATCCGGTCCTGTGACCATTGGCGACCCGCCGGGCGTGTCGACCGTGCATGTGGAAAGTGCCCGCGAGATGCTGAAGGCCGTCGAAAAACATTTGCCCGCGGATATTGCCGTCATGGTCGCGGCGGTCGCGGATTGGCGCACAGCCGGCGAATCCGGCGAGAAGATCAAGAAGAAAAAGGGCGAACAGCCTCCAGCGCTGAAACTGACCGAGAACCCGGACATCCTCAAAACCGTGGGTCATCACCAGCACCGCCCCGGCCTTGTTGTCGGCTTCGCGGCGGAAACGCAAAACCTGATCGACAATGCCCGCGCGAAACTCGAGCGCAAGGGCGCCGATTTCATTGTCGCCAATGATGTGTCTCCGGAGACAGGCATCATGGGCGGCGACAGGAACAATGTGCGCATTGTCACGGCGGATGGCGTTGAGGACTGGCCGGAAATGGACAAGCGGAACGTGGCGAACCGGCTCGCCCAGGAGATCGCCAGAAGGTTTTAG
- the mutM gene encoding bifunctional DNA-formamidopyrimidine glycosylase/DNA-(apurinic or apyrimidinic site) lyase, with translation MPELPEVETVRRGLQPAMEGAVLRRLEQRRPDLRFALPENFAERLEGRRIVSLRRRAKYLLVHFDDESVLISHLGMSGSYHVADAGTPGQFHHDRSKDEKHDHVVFELDGPDGRARVIYNDPRRFGFMLLTSEEALDDHPLIRDLGVEPTGNALSAQYLAGRFAGKKAPLKAALLDQKIIAGLGNIYVCEALWRAHLSPRRAARTLVTGAGAPVARLEDLTRAIRAVIDAAIAAGGSSLRDHRQADGTLGYFQHSFSTYDREGEPCARSGCGGYIRRIVQSGRSTFFCPACQR, from the coding sequence ATGCCAGAATTGCCCGAAGTCGAAACGGTTCGCCGCGGCCTGCAGCCGGCGATGGAGGGCGCCGTGCTGCGCCGCCTCGAACAGCGCCGCCCCGATCTGCGTTTTGCGCTGCCGGAGAATTTCGCCGAGCGCCTGGAAGGCCGCCGCATTGTGTCTTTGCGCCGCCGCGCCAAATATCTTCTTGTCCATTTCGACGATGAAAGCGTCCTTATATCGCACCTTGGCATGTCCGGCTCCTATCATGTGGCTGATGCCGGCACGCCCGGACAATTCCACCACGACCGCAGCAAGGATGAAAAGCACGATCATGTCGTCTTCGAACTGGACGGGCCGGACGGCAGAGCCCGCGTGATTTACAACGACCCGAGGCGTTTCGGCTTCATGCTGCTGACCAGCGAGGAGGCGCTCGATGATCACCCCTTGATCCGCGATCTTGGCGTCGAGCCGACGGGCAATGCGCTTAGCGCGCAATATCTGGCCGGGCGTTTTGCCGGTAAGAAGGCACCGCTGAAAGCAGCGCTTCTCGATCAGAAAATCATTGCCGGGCTCGGCAATATATATGTGTGCGAGGCGTTGTGGCGCGCGCACTTGTCTCCGCGCCGGGCCGCCCGCACCCTAGTCACCGGCGCCGGTGCGCCCGTAGCGCGGCTGGAGGACCTGACCCGTGCCATCCGCGCGGTCATCGATGCGGCGATTGCCGCAGGCGGCTCGTCATTGCGCGATCATCGTCAGGCCGACGGAACACTCGGCTATTTCCAGCACAGTTTCAGCACATACGACCGGGAGGGAGAGCCTTGCGCCCGGTCCGGCTGTGGGGGATATATCCGGCGTATCGTCCAGAGCGGGCGCTCGACATTCTTCTGTCCGGCCTGCCAGCGTTGA
- a CDS encoding DUF2855 family protein: MMQFQVRKDDLSNHRLVEADAPDLADGEILLKVDRFGLTANNITYGVVGERIGYWNFFPPLNDDDGRWGIIPVWGFADVVASNAAEVPEGERLYGYFSMATHLVMRPQKVSETRIFDGSKHRSALPPVYNSYVRLTGQPDYDRALDSARMVLHPLYATSFCLHDFLTDNDWFGAEQIMVISASSKTAIGLAYALTDDERAPASIGMTSARNLDLVRSLGLYDTVLSYDEIEAVDAAKPTAIVDMSGSGSVLSELHAHLGDNMRYCSNVGVTHWSEFGPGPGFIRERSHMFFAPGHIQKRAGEWGKGEFEKRALAFWQSAAERSNDWLTYETTEGLADIAGLFDDLRDGKVSPHTGLAVTL, encoded by the coding sequence ATGATGCAGTTTCAGGTCCGCAAGGACGATCTTTCAAATCACCGTCTGGTCGAGGCCGATGCTCCGGATTTGGCTGACGGGGAAATCCTGCTCAAGGTCGACCGGTTTGGACTGACGGCCAACAACATCACCTACGGGGTCGTCGGCGAGCGCATCGGCTACTGGAATTTCTTTCCGCCGCTGAATGATGACGATGGCCGCTGGGGTATTATCCCCGTCTGGGGTTTTGCTGATGTGGTTGCCTCGAACGCGGCGGAGGTGCCCGAGGGCGAGCGGCTTTACGGCTATTTCTCGATGGCGACGCATCTGGTGATGCGGCCGCAAAAGGTCAGCGAAACCCGGATATTCGATGGATCGAAGCACCGGTCCGCCCTGCCACCGGTCTACAACTCCTATGTACGTCTCACGGGTCAGCCGGATTATGATCGTGCACTGGACAGCGCTCGCATGGTGCTGCATCCGCTTTATGCGACGTCCTTCTGTCTGCACGATTTCCTTACCGACAATGACTGGTTCGGAGCCGAGCAGATCATGGTCATCAGCGCGTCCAGCAAAACGGCGATCGGTCTTGCCTATGCACTGACCGATGACGAGCGCGCCCCCGCCAGCATCGGCATGACATCAGCCCGGAATCTCGATCTCGTCCGCTCGCTCGGGCTGTACGATACGGTGTTGTCATACGATGAGATCGAAGCGGTCGACGCCGCCAAACCCACTGCCATTGTCGATATGTCCGGATCGGGCTCGGTGCTTTCGGAACTGCATGCCCATCTTGGAGACAATATGCGCTACTGCTCAAATGTCGGCGTCACCCATTGGTCGGAATTCGGACCGGGACCCGGCTTCATTCGCGAACGCAGCCATATGTTCTTCGCCCCGGGCCATATCCAGAAGCGTGCGGGTGAGTGGGGCAAGGGCGAGTTCGAAAAACGCGCCCTCGCGTTCTGGCAATCGGCTGCCGAACGGAGCAATGACTGGCTGACCTACGAGACGACCGAAGGCCTTGCCGATATTGCCGGTCTCTTCGACGACCTGCGTGACGGCAAGGTCTCGCCGCACACCGGATTGGCGGTCACGCTCTAG
- a CDS encoding enoyl-CoA hydratase encodes MTYETIKVETRGGVGLVTLDRPKALNALNSTLMAELLEALQAFDRDAKIGAVVITGSAKAFAAGADIKEMQALDFVDAYMRDFIGGWNDVSTVRKPMIAAVAGYALGGGCELAMMCDFIIAADTARFGQPEITLGTIPGMGGTQRLTRAVGKAKAMDLCLTGRMMDAEEAERAGLVARIVPANELIETAIKAAETIAGFSQPSVRMAKESVDRAFELTLAEGILFERRLFHSLFATEDQKEGMTAFSEKRKAQFKNR; translated from the coding sequence ATGACATACGAAACCATCAAGGTCGAAACCCGTGGCGGCGTGGGCCTTGTCACCTTGGACCGCCCGAAAGCGCTCAATGCGCTCAACTCGACCCTGATGGCCGAGTTGCTCGAGGCGCTTCAGGCGTTTGACCGGGATGCAAAGATTGGTGCGGTGGTCATAACCGGTTCCGCAAAGGCGTTTGCCGCCGGCGCTGACATCAAGGAGATGCAGGCGCTGGATTTTGTCGACGCCTATATGCGCGATTTCATCGGCGGCTGGAATGATGTCAGCACTGTTCGCAAGCCGATGATCGCCGCCGTGGCGGGCTATGCGCTGGGCGGCGGTTGCGAGCTTGCCATGATGTGCGATTTCATCATCGCCGCCGATACGGCCAGGTTCGGACAGCCGGAAATCACGCTTGGAACAATTCCGGGAATGGGCGGCACCCAGCGGCTGACGCGCGCGGTCGGCAAGGCCAAGGCAATGGACCTGTGCCTGACCGGCCGGATGATGGATGCCGAGGAGGCGGAACGCGCTGGTCTCGTCGCCCGCATCGTTCCCGCAAACGAGTTGATCGAGACGGCGATCAAGGCTGCCGAAACCATCGCAGGGTTTTCCCAGCCATCGGTCCGCATGGCCAAGGAAAGCGTCGACCGTGCCTTCGAATTGACGCTTGCGGAAGGTATTCTTTTTGAGCGCCGCCTGTTCCATTCGCTGTTTGCGACTGAGGACCAGAAGGAAGGTATGACCGCATTCTCCGAGAAACGCAAAGCGCAGTTCAAGAACCGTTGA
- the ubiE gene encoding bifunctional demethylmenaquinone methyltransferase/2-methoxy-6-polyprenyl-1,4-benzoquinol methylase UbiE: MSETRISAAGGMETSYGFTDVGQGEKQGLVDNVFHGVARRYDIMNDVMSLGMHRLWKDAMINALNPRKDSDYKTLDVAGGTGDIAFRIVEASDRLAGVTVLDINGSMLDVGRQRAEKKKLADRLEFVEANAEELPFEDKSFDAYTIAFGIRNVPRIDKALSEAHRVLRRGGRFLCLEFSDVDMPIMEKVYDAWSFNAIPQFGRAITGDSEPYRYLVESIRKFPDQRNFAAMIEAAGLSRVKWTNYTGGIAALHSGWKL, translated from the coding sequence ATGTCCGAAACACGCATATCAGCCGCCGGTGGAATGGAAACATCCTACGGATTTACCGATGTCGGCCAGGGCGAAAAACAGGGCCTCGTCGACAATGTCTTTCATGGTGTGGCGAGACGTTATGACATCATGAATGACGTAATGTCGCTGGGCATGCATCGCCTTTGGAAAGATGCGATGATCAATGCCCTCAATCCTCGCAAGGACAGCGATTACAAGACGCTTGATGTCGCCGGAGGCACGGGCGATATCGCCTTCAGGATTGTTGAAGCGTCCGACCGTCTGGCCGGCGTGACCGTCCTCGACATCAACGGCTCGATGCTGGATGTCGGACGGCAGCGGGCGGAAAAGAAGAAACTCGCCGACCGTCTCGAATTCGTCGAAGCCAATGCCGAAGAGCTGCCGTTTGAAGACAAAAGTTTCGACGCCTACACGATCGCCTTCGGCATCCGCAACGTGCCGCGCATCGACAAGGCATTGAGCGAAGCGCACCGGGTCTTGCGGCGCGGCGGCCGGTTCCTGTGCCTGGAATTCTCGGATGTCGACATGCCGATTATGGAGAAGGTCTACGATGCCTGGTCCTTTAATGCCATTCCGCAATTCGGGCGGGCGATCACCGGAGACAGCGAACCCTACCGTTACCTGGTGGAATCAATCCGCAAATTTCCAGACCAGCGCAATTTCGCCGCGATGATCGAAGCGGCGGGTCTATCGCGGGTCAAGTGGACCAACTATACCGGCGGCATCGCCGCCCTTCATTCGGGCTGGAAGCTCTAA
- a CDS encoding Lrp/AsnC family transcriptional regulator, which translates to MRKLDEFDLKILDELQKDGSLSVESLAEKVHLSRNACWRRVKALEEHGVIRARVALVDPEQIGCGLAVFIFVRTANHDPDWLERFRAAVVSLPEITGVHRTSGELDYVLRARVADVKSYDRLYQRLIAKVPLSDVSASFVMEDIKDTTALPTIPTI; encoded by the coding sequence ATGCGTAAATTGGACGAATTTGATCTCAAGATCCTAGATGAATTGCAAAAAGACGGCAGCCTGTCGGTCGAATCGCTGGCCGAAAAGGTCCACCTGTCGCGCAATGCCTGCTGGCGGCGGGTCAAGGCGCTTGAAGAACACGGCGTAATCCGCGCACGGGTTGCACTGGTCGATCCCGAGCAGATCGGCTGCGGACTGGCGGTTTTCATCTTTGTGCGCACGGCCAATCACGATCCCGACTGGCTTGAGCGGTTCCGCGCGGCGGTGGTGAGCCTGCCTGAAATTACCGGCGTGCACCGCACGAGCGGCGAGCTCGATTATGTGCTGCGCGCCCGTGTTGCCGATGTCAAATCCTATGACCGCCTCTATCAGCGCCTGATCGCCAAGGTACCGCTCTCCGATGTCAGTGCTTCCTTCGTCATGGAGGACATCAAGGACACGACGGCTCTTCCGACTATCCCCACAATATGA
- a CDS encoding class II glutamine amidotransferase yields the protein MCRWVAYRGAQCFLEDLVTSPAHSLIDQSQCATEAKTATNGDGFGIAWYGERDEPGHYRDILPAWSDDNLRSLARQIASPLFLAHIRASTAGRTTRDNCHPFVHGRWSFMHNGQLSHFERLERVLEARLDDQLYSARKGSTDSELLFLLALEFGLEDHPKQALEAAIGFVISRAQALGLQPLIRFTAALSDGASLYCVRFATDKFAPTLYSGRMTGHAHDSYCLVSEPFDEDTHRWSEIPAGSFVSVTDAGIDVAPFRPAVSPRAIAV from the coding sequence ATGTGCCGCTGGGTCGCATACCGTGGTGCACAATGTTTTCTGGAAGACCTCGTCACGTCGCCCGCGCATTCGCTCATTGACCAGTCGCAATGCGCAACGGAAGCCAAAACCGCCACCAATGGCGATGGTTTCGGTATCGCCTGGTATGGCGAGCGGGATGAACCCGGTCATTATCGGGATATTCTGCCGGCATGGTCGGACGACAATTTGCGCTCTTTGGCCCGGCAGATTGCTTCGCCGCTGTTCCTTGCCCATATCAGGGCGTCGACGGCAGGCCGCACAACGCGCGACAACTGCCATCCCTTTGTCCATGGTCGATGGTCTTTCATGCATAACGGCCAGCTCAGCCATTTCGAGCGTCTTGAAAGAGTCCTCGAGGCGAGGCTCGATGACCAGCTTTATTCGGCGCGCAAGGGCTCGACCGATTCGGAGCTGCTGTTTCTGCTGGCGCTGGAGTTCGGTCTTGAAGATCATCCGAAGCAAGCGCTCGAGGCAGCCATCGGATTCGTGATCTCCCGCGCGCAGGCGCTGGGGCTACAGCCTCTGATAAGATTCACCGCCGCGTTGAGCGATGGCGCATCGCTCTATTGCGTGCGCTTTGCGACCGACAAATTTGCGCCGACACTTTATAGTGGCCGCATGACAGGTCACGCGCACGATAGTTATTGCCTGGTTTCGGAGCCGTTTGACGAAGACACGCACCGATGGTCGGAAATTCCGGCCGGCAGTTTCGTCAGCGTCACCGATGCCGGCATTGATGTTGCGCCGTTCCGTCCCGCTGTTTCGCCGCGTGCTATCGCTGTTTAG
- the ubiB gene encoding 2-polyprenylphenol 6-hydroxylase — translation MTNVLAYFRLMRAGWVMAREGVIASLPADGLHGPARAAHGLASAIARRRAQRTDRAERLARAVERLGPSYVKLGQFLATRPDVVGRTLAQDLSLLQDRMDTFPMASAEERIVESIGREIDDLYVRFDPPIAAASIAQVHPAEVRNETGTRKVAVKVVRPGIRQRFYRDLDAFYLVARLAERLVPATRRLRPVDVARTLEQTTKIEMDFRLEAAALSELAENTKDDPGFRVPTVDWERTGRDVVTMEWIDGIKIADLDALRDAGLDLPHLAEVLIQSFLRHTLRDGFFHADMHQGNLFVDPNGIIVAVDMGIVGRLGRKERRFLAEILYGFIKRDYRRVAEVHFEAGYVPAHHDVASFAQAIRAIGEPIHGQSAETISMAKLLTLLFEVTELFDMETRPELIMLQKTMVVVEGVARLLDPHFNMWKASEPVVGDWIMRNLGPARIVTDVKDGLQAAARLAEQAPVLAARAERLSQEMDEMAKSGLRFDPETAEHIGKAEARHSRSGRIALWVIALTAIYIAFQI, via the coding sequence ATGACCAATGTCCTCGCCTATTTCCGATTGATGCGCGCCGGCTGGGTGATGGCCCGGGAGGGCGTTATCGCCTCCCTGCCGGCCGACGGGCTGCACGGGCCGGCCCGCGCGGCTCACGGACTTGCTTCCGCGATCGCCCGGCGCCGTGCGCAACGCACCGACCGCGCGGAGCGGCTGGCACGGGCTGTCGAGCGGCTCGGACCTTCCTATGTGAAACTCGGTCAGTTTCTTGCGACGCGGCCCGATGTTGTCGGACGGACCCTTGCCCAGGATCTTTCGCTGCTTCAGGACCGGATGGACACGTTCCCGATGGCATCGGCCGAGGAGCGCATCGTCGAGTCGATCGGACGTGAAATCGACGATCTTTATGTGCGCTTCGATCCGCCGATCGCCGCCGCTTCCATCGCCCAGGTCCATCCGGCCGAGGTCAGGAACGAAACCGGCACCCGCAAAGTGGCGGTCAAGGTGGTGCGCCCGGGGATCCGGCAGCGCTTTTACCGCGATCTCGATGCCTTCTATCTGGTCGCCCGGCTTGCTGAAAGACTGGTGCCGGCAACACGGCGACTACGGCCCGTCGATGTTGCACGTACACTTGAGCAGACGACGAAGATCGAAATGGACTTCCGGCTCGAGGCCGCGGCGCTGTCGGAGCTGGCTGAGAATACGAAAGACGATCCGGGCTTTCGCGTGCCGACCGTCGACTGGGAACGAACCGGGCGCGACGTCGTCACGATGGAATGGATCGACGGCATCAAGATCGCCGACCTTGACGCGTTACGCGATGCCGGGCTCGACCTTCCACACCTCGCGGAGGTTCTGATCCAGTCCTTCCTGCGTCATACCTTGCGCGACGGTTTCTTTCATGCCGACATGCATCAGGGCAATCTCTTCGTCGATCCGAACGGAATCATTGTCGCGGTGGATATGGGTATTGTCGGCAGGCTCGGCAGAAAGGAGCGCCGCTTCCTGGCGGAAATCCTCTACGGCTTTATCAAGCGGGACTATCGCCGCGTGGCTGAAGTGCATTTTGAAGCCGGCTATGTTCCCGCCCATCATGACGTGGCAAGTTTCGCCCAGGCCATCCGCGCGATCGGCGAGCCGATCCACGGGCAATCCGCCGAAACCATATCAATGGCCAAGCTTCTGACTCTGCTTTTCGAGGTGACCGAGCTGTTCGACATGGAGACGCGGCCGGAACTGATCATGCTACAGAAGACCATGGTTGTCGTCGAGGGGGTCGCGCGCCTGCTCGATCCGCATTTCAACATGTGGAAAGCCTCCGAACCCGTTGTCGGGGACTGGATTATGCGCAATCTCGGCCCGGCACGCATTGTGACCGACGTGAAAGACGGGCTGCAGGCTGCGGCCCGGCTTGCCGAACAGGCCCCCGTGCTTGCGGCGCGCGCCGAGCGTTTGTCGCAGGAGATGGATGAGATGGCTAAAAGCGGGCTTCGTTTCGACCCCGAAACGGCAGAGCATATCGGAAAAGCGGAGGCGCGCCACTCCAGATCCGGCCGTATTGCGCTATGGGTGATTGCATTGACAGCAATCTATATTGCTTTCCAAATCTGA
- a CDS encoding DUF6356 family protein has protein sequence MAKPLTRLFTEHPQSVDETYFQHMRFAAGFSVRLFAAGCAALVHAFLPFLFEKTASNMIGEMHHRMHNRS, from the coding sequence ATGGCCAAACCGCTCACGCGTCTGTTCACCGAACACCCGCAATCGGTCGATGAGACCTATTTCCAGCACATGCGTTTTGCCGCCGGCTTCTCCGTGCGGCTGTTTGCCGCCGGATGTGCTGCGCTTGTTCATGCGTTTCTGCCATTTCTGTTCGAAAAGACAGCCAGCAACATGATCGGCGAGATGCATCATCGCATGCACAATCGCAGCTAG